The Fusarium oxysporum f. sp. lycopersici 4287 chromosome 6, whole genome shotgun sequence DNA segment GACGAGTCCTTCACACTAGGCGCAGAAGCAAAGGCAGAAGCGCGTAAGGCGACACGCATCGACAAGGCGCTGCCCGGCAAGCACATGCGCATGCTATACGATGACCTCACGGGACGCGAGTCCGACATCTTAGTGTAACTACGAACGGGGATAGCACGGGTCAACAGGTAGCTGTACAGAATATGCACAGCAGGGACAGATATGTGTGACAGCAGCAGTCATACGGTTACCAGATCGCCTGGCCCTGACGGCATCCGTCTACGTGCCGGGGAGAGACCCTTAGGCTCTACAGGACTTATACGCCAAAGTTCATCCAGCTATTAAAGACGCAAGACGAAGACCAGGAAGAGCGGTGGATGTAGGACGGACGCCCTACGGTCGATGGTCCTCTTGGACTGACCAAGAAACACCACCGGTCCTCAAGGGATCGACCATTTTACATTCACGGTCCAGTAAAGATCACTCTGGTATAAAGACCACATTCGTTAGCACTTTCATAGGTCTTAGCTCACGAGCTATCAATAAGTCTTCTTTATAGCTTTTAAAGTTTACAGCTATATAAGATTTCTTTTAAAAGTCTAGaaaaattaatatagcttattttaagccttaaatataagttattaaaatcttagctattttaagtttaatttGAATTGTTAcgaattatttaaaaaacTGCCTTTAAGGTGAACAGTGGGGTGCCTCGCTCGCTTGTCTGTCTCGCTCGCTTATCGTGTACGTTATATAGGACTTGTTTTTAAAAACTTAGGAGATTAACatagcttattttaagacCTATATACAGTATAAGCCATTAAAATCCCGGCCATTTTAAGCTTAATCTTGATTTTTAAGAATTACTTAAAAAACATAGTTTTCAAGGTGAAAAGTAGGTTGATccacttgcttgtctgaTCCACTCGTACGTTAACGAGATTTAATTAGCTTACAACAATCAACTCTAGTAGAGCGGGGCAAGAAAAATCAATTCTACTATTAATTGATTTTGTCATGACTACCTACAAAAGGTGCTTGCGTTCGCTTATCTATTGCATATGATTACTGTATACGCCAACTGTTTTTAGGTAGCTGTATTCAAAACACCTCCGTATGGGGCTCGGAATAAGTCAATTTTCCGAGAGAGCACGGACTTTTTATCTTGGGGGCCACTTGACATTTTCCCTGCTTCCTACCTCACTTGATTTACCTACCACGTTCAAACTTTATTCACCTATCCACCTTCATCTTTCATTACGATTGGGCCTTCTCAAGCATTTAGTTCTCTCTTTAATATTCAATTCGCGGAAGCATCCCGCACCATAACCGAGCGAATGACGTCACTTCTTGTCAGTAATCCTCACCTTTCGGCGATCAGACAAAATGCCATCAATGATGCGAGGGAGATGCAAAACTCTGTCGTACAGGATTGTGCTGGTACCGGGAAAGAGCCACCGTCCTATTCTCTCTTAGAACTTATTGGCAAGGGGAGTTTCGGCCGTGTCTACAAAGCGTGCAGCACCAAGTCAGATCAACTCGTTGccgtcaagatcatcaacattGATAACGGAGATGCCCTCGATCCCAGCGCAGATACATTTGGTGATATCCTGAAAGAGGTCGAAACACTAAAGCTCCTTGGCAGCAGTGGCGCAAAAAATATCAATACTGTGGTAGATGTCCTTCTTGTTCGCCATACTATATGGATGGTCACCGAGTATTGCGCCGGCGGGAGTGTTTCAACTTTAATGAAACCGAGAGGTTATCTGCCAGAACAATGGATTATTCCTATCTTGCGCGAGGTCGCGGAAGCTATTCACTGGGTTCATGGGCAAGGCATTATCCACCGGGACATCAAGTGCGCGAATGTCCTCATCGCGGAAGCCGGCGGCGTACAGCTTTGTGACTTTGGAGTGGCTGGTATTGTGGAGACTAAATTCGACAAGAGAAGCACTGTGACAGGATCCTTACACTGGATGGCACCCGAACTCTTTAATTCAAACGTGCGGTATGGTTCTGAGGTTGATATTTGGGCGTTTGGATCAATGGCTTACGAGGTTGCTTCTGGGTTACCGCCCAATGCCAACTTCCGAGACATCTCTCGGTTTGGCACGTACTTGAAACAACACTGTCCTCGCCTCGAAGGCGATCAGTATTCACAAGGGTTAAAAGATTTGATTGCCTATTGCCTGGTGGAAGACATTGCCCAGCGACCCTCCATTGAGGAAATCCAACGACATCCTTACATCTTCAATACTGATGTTGACTATCCAACTGCATCGCTGTCGAGGCTTGTGTACGCTTACAGGATCTGGGAAGCTAAAGGAGGAAGCCGTACATCGCTCTTTTCTCCCGGCGGGGCGCAAAGAGAATCTAGTCCGCCGTCGTCCCTGGCCTCCCATGATGAATGGAATTTCAGCACTATGGATGACCTGGATCAGCTGATGGTTCCGGATTCTTCTCAGCCCATATTGGAGCTCTACAATACTACCGTCGACACACAGTCTCAGGTATCAAGACCTCAACCACGCCGTCGTCGGCAGCCACCAACAAATATGAATATGCCTCTGGTTCCCCTCGAGAAGGCATTTGACCCAAATACTATTTCCAATTACCAGGACAATATCCGTTCTTTCTACTTCCCACAGAGGCCACTATTGACGTCGGACCTTCCTCTTCGCGACCATTCAGAACCTCTGGATGTTCGAGAATCGTTGATTGATTTAGATGCTGCGTTAGGCGACAGCTTGTCCCTATCTCCAGACCTATCAACTATCAAACCCGGAATTAGGCCCGTCTCAAATGACTCAACCGATGCAGATCGCCGCCGGACCCTAGATTGGGCTTTCCCTGTAGACCTATCTACTTCAGCAAACCGGCATGGTGGGCTTGAACCTGTGAGAAGTGACGAAGAATTCACTATAGTTCAAGCTCAGAGAGACCTAGTCGCCGGAATCCCTATGGAGCCCACAACCTCCGAAAACCGTGCGTCTACTTTGAGTCTTATTGATCTCGATGCCAGTATGCCCGACAGTTTGGGAGAGACCGCTCGCCCTTCTACGGCGATTTCAGATGCTGTTTCATCTACGTCGGAGATGTGTCATACGCCATTCGAGCTTGAACGACATACATTTGAGTCAATTTCACATCCATCAGCTGCCCGGGAGCCATCCATTTACGTTGACGCAGGTGATTTTGACAGCACAGCTCTCTACTTAGCAGTCGATCCCAATCAGACTATGCTGCATAGCACTGGACGAACTAATCAGAAAAGTCTGTCAACTGCCCAtagtgaggatgaagagattTATCATCCGCTTGGGCATGACTTTAACAATGGGACGAATGGGAACCAGATGATATCTCTACCGCCGCTTCCGAATCCGCCAGCAATAGAAGTGATGCAAGGAATCTCATCTGTAGAAGATGTCAAAGACGAGTTGTTGCGGTTGGTGTCTAGTTTCAAGAGTCATTTGGACTTGGGGAATCAGATGCTGGAGACCCTCCCCGTGCGCCAGAGACACGTTGTTCCAAGAGAGTCGTCCCCTTAGTGGATTATAGTTTTAAGATGCTGCTATTGATCCCGGATAGTATGATTGTAGGATGGACTGAAGTAGGCGACGATACTCAAGGCCGTTAGCATACATACAACGAATGTGTCATGATTTATGTGGATGCGGATCATTTCGAATAGAGACGTTTACGATAATATAGTCTTCTTCTATTCTACCACCATTGAATCTCACTTACCTTGGTTTCATTTTGTGTTGGTGGGAAGAGAAGGTTCTGAAGGTGTACAGACAAACAGCCAAGATCATATGAGCGTTTGGTTTTCTATATAGGGAGTGACAGTATTTGAATTTTCTTACTCATATGTAGTCTACTGATCGTCTCGTCAGCAGAATGCTGGCCATAACTTCATTGCGCTCTTGTATAATTGGCGTTATGCCGGTTGTTAAAGCGCCGAATATCGACGTATTAACTGTCCCTTGACCTTCGTTAACCAGATATGTTCACACGCTCCGGGCGAACTGAACAGGGGACCTGCCTCAACAAGTTCCGATTAAGGTAACCACTGCAGGCAGTGTAGTGATTGGCAAACGAGGCAGGCACATCGAAGACTCTGTGGTTCATCTGAAAAGGTTGGCTTATACCGATGAATAGATCAGGTGTATTTATTGTAAAGATTCTTGGTTTCTACATAAATGCAGAAATAATAAATCTTGCTATTTCTTAACAAAACGAATGTGGTAGCACGATAACGACAGGCAATATAACAAACACCAATAACAAACTCTCTCCACTCTGGCGATGTATTTAAACCTCCCAAAGAACAAGACCTCCCAGGTTTGACAAATAGGCTCTTTTGCGTTGGCAATGATGACCATGGCGGGCAGGCAGTGTTGCCCTTTCAGCTTTCAAATGTCAATGCTTGATACTTATAACTAAAGTCACTAGACTTACCGCTTCACAGCCTAGCATGAAGGACATTTTCCAGGGAGAATCCTGCACTGGCTGGTATCTGTGATTAAAGGATCACATCGCTTTTTGGTGCCTGCATCGACACCCAAGCAGAGGTCGTAGTAAGGTTCACCATCCGCTCTTGAATGACCGCAGTCACGGTACACCTTGGTTGGAACAATGTATTTGCACATGGTTACAACAGAATAATAATGGATAATAATTGCTGGGGAAGTATGGCTAAGAGTGGTCTCGGTGCTTGATGTTAAGGCAAATACGCATTGTCTTTGGGTTGACATTCGTCCTTATATAGCTAACATCATTTACGACTAACCGGCCCTCGACAGGCAGCAATCGCAAATGATCCATACAGGCGCTCACTGACCTGGGAGTTTTTACACTTTCAAGAATAGCCGGAAGCCGTCCGTCCAGTGGTTTGCGAAGAAGTCAAGCGTGCAGCAGCGACATTTGCATGTTGGTAGCATTAGTACTGTATCTCTCGATTTGTGTGTGAACTTCTTACCAGGTGACAGCAGGTTGCAGCCAATTAGAATGTCCTATGTTAAGAATACCAACTATTCCACTTACCCAATTCAGCCTTGACCGAAAGCCCTCGCATATCCTGCAAAAACCTCCCGCTTTCTATTGGCTTAAAGATCGCGCCGTTTGTGtgattgttggtgatgaaAACTAATTCACGTCCACGCCTTGTTGGTAACCTCCTGCCAGCCACCTGTCAACTGATCAGAGTAATAACATTGGCCACTTGGTAAGGAACCTAGCATTACATGTAACgtctctcctcctcccatCCAACGGAACCGACCTCTCCCCCCCGGTATGTGTATATGATGGCACTTGCATGATTCCACCATGCTACACAGGTGCTTAACTCACTGATACTATCAAAGATAGTCTACAGGGCGCCTGGAAATTTGTTCTCAAACAGGCCAACATTACATGTGGTCCAGCGAGTTCATGTACGAACGCTTCATCTGTGTGGCAAGGTGTATGGACATACCCGGATCTTGCGAGGGGGCATAGATTTCTGCCAATCGGATTCTGTCAGGCAAACCGGAACACGCAGCGCTGACCTGTCGGCTTGTTCCCGTCCACCAACTCGGTCACTGCAAGTCAGGCTCGGAAAGGAAAAGTTCATCTGCCTCACGTCCTAGTTGGGTGGGTCCGGTGGCGCTTCCTCTTCCCAAGTATTTTTCCTCATCCCTTCGGGGGTCTTTTGCCATTGCGTCAGTTCAAGCTTTACTCGGAAAGAAATCATATGCCACATCTAGCCCATGGAGGCTAATACTACGGCTTCAGGCCAGCTGTAGCCTTCAAAGAGCCTCATTTTCTTCGTTCAGTATCTTCCATACGTACTGTAGTATGTAGCAAAAGAAGATTACTTTTACCTTCACGCTGGAATTCACAGTTTACCCTCATGCGTTAAGGAATCGGTAGCTGATGGACAGAGATCGCGCCTGGAAACTAGGTCTATGTGGCAACCGAGGAGATAGAGCAGGATGAATTGTATCTTTGAGGCGTTTTTTTACCTATTACCGAAAGCTAAGAAGGCGCTGAAGACGACTCCGCCGGTTCTCCGTTCGACTACTGACTGCGGCATCTGCTGCTGCATGCTGTCAGCATTTGCTCGTGCTATCTATTGATATCGTAGCCTCGATGAATCGTTCTAGGCACAGCGAACTGCTTGTTATAACTTCCAGATGCATTGTATAGAAAAGAATGAAGTTGGTGGTCCACTCACACACTCTTTTCGAGGTGGAAGGATCGTTTTCAGAACCAGGATGGCCACCTTCGGGATTAATCCAGGCCATAGTCAGCCTGGAGGGCGAAGTAGTGGCTGTGTGTTAGATGAGTAAAATGAGTCACATATAATCTAAAGTTCGTTTGTGGACCACGAATAAAGGCCTTGCGACGAAGCATCTTCTCCCTCATTGGCGAATAAATAACCGAGAGGTTGAGGATTGAGCACGAAGTCCTTCGGTGCCGAAGAAGACATTGATTTGGCCGTCAAAGCAGTCATCATCACTTTAGGTTGTAAGTACTTGGGGGAGTAAATATCGAAGAAATTAAAACTGTACAGCGAATAATAGAGGAGTAGGAGaatttaaaataaacttGAAGATGATCAACATGTAACGCCGCAGACTGGTTTCTGCCACACATCTGGCTATATATACTGTCGCGATTCTACAGTATAACCTTCCTAACCAAAGGCACTCGTTGACTTGTGTTGCTCCCAATAATCCATTCATATTGATCTGTCGGCTGCCTCCAGACAGACTATTGTTTATCTATAACAGTAGCCTATTCGTTAGATGAGTGAAAGTAAATCGTGGAGTCTCTCTGGGTTCTCGGTCGCTTGCTCATTGTTGTGGGGTGAGAGTAGCAGTCCTGCTAGATGTTTTTTTGACTCTTGCTTTTTCATGACGTTCTGTGCTCTTGTTAGAGATGTCCGGCTGATGGCAAGGTAGTATACCTCTTCAAATGAGTCGCTCACGAAGAATCGCACAGTAGTCACCTCCCGTTCCTGTCCTATGCGGTGAATACGCGCGAGGGCCTGCTCCTCCACGCTCGGGTTCCTAGAGAGTTAGTTACCCATGAATCAAGCAATAGCTGAAAGCCCTACCATTGTGGCTCCATGATGTAAGCTCTACTTGCTGCCGTCAAGGTAAGGCTAGAAGCTGTCAGCAGTCGATCGTGCATGAGGCTAGCCATTTGCTTACCCATTCGCACCGCaagccaaagtcaagagCAAGACACGAATAGAACTATGTTCTCGGAACTGTTTAATAACCTGCATTCGATCCTTTGGTGGTACACCCCCATCAAATCGAATACTCTGGATGCCTGACTGACTAAGACCATTTTCGATAAGCTCGAGGGTCCGCGTCCATTCTGAAAACACAATACTAAGACAAGTCAGCTACTTTGGATTGCTGTAAAGTGAGGCCAGACTGGGATCATACCACTTTTCGCTGACCTCACGAGCCTTGATGTCTGTGATCAGGGCTACTACCTTTGATGGCAGGCCCTTGTTTGTCTGTGGCAGCACGCCCGGCAAACTCGACTCAAGCTGCGTCTTGAAAATACTTTGCACAACGGTTTCCCCGTTCTCACATTCTGAACTTTGTTGTCCCATGGTATGCCCTGGCTCATAGTGCGATCCTAAAGAACACACTCGCCGTAGGGATATTATCTTCTGGAAAACGTTGTTTTTGGCTCTTTTCTGGAGAAGATTGTGATCCTTCTTCACGTCCTCGAAAATACGGCATCGAATCTGGTTATATACAGCCCGCTCTTCGGGATCGAGGTTGACAGCATATCGTATATCTTCTCTGGGCGGAAGCCTGATCGCTGCCTTGCTCCGCCTAAGCATTAGgcatctcaacaacaacctcagTCTCCGAATAGCCTCTTCGGGCTGTCTCTCCTTCCATAGACGAGATACATCAACATCGAAACATTTCCGATCAGTGTAAGGGTGTGCTCTGATGAATGTGAAGAGTGTCGCAAGATCATCGAGTCTGTTCTGAATAGGAGTGCCGGTGACAGCCCAGTAAGATCTGGCTTCGAGTGCGCAAACAGCTCGAGAAACTTTCGAGCTTTTGTTACGGACCGTATGAGCTAGTTTTGTCAGCCTAACTAGTCATCATGAACATGCCCAGTCAACTCTACCTTCGTCAAGAATGATCCTCCTCCACCGGACAGAGAACATGGTATTACTCTGAGAATCCCTTGGCCGACTCCATTCGGCAGCAATGGTTTGGTATGTTGTCAAAACTATACCGCAACTCTCGAGCTGCGCTTTAGATAATAGCCGACCGTTTCCATGATACAAATAGACACGCAGACCGTCTTCGACATGCCTATTGCAATATTAGCGTGGAGTTTTAGGGCGGGTGTGACCACGAACTCAGAGAGCTGCTCCTTCCAGGTCCCCATTACTACATAATATTAGTCTAATTGCTGAGAAATAGAGTCCGAGGACGATTCCTTACAAGATGGAGGAACAACAATAAGAGTAGACAGAACGCTTGTTGGGACGTTTTCGCTAGTATCCACTTCATTCGACTTACTTTGCAAGTCTGTTGCAACTAATGCCATCATTGCCAAGGTCTTCCCAAAACCCATGGGATCAGCTAAGATGTCTCCATAGCATTGAATGGGCTCTTCAGACTGAGAAGTATTGGAGACTCTGTTTACAAACCTGGGCCGGCACCTAATTAGCGGGAGGTGTAGGTaacatcagcatcaactcaCAATCGTCCCTGTTCTGTGTCCGCAATCTCCCAAACGCCTGGTTCTTTATCAGAGAACCCCCATCCTTCTTCGCGCTTCAGCATAAACGTAAGAGCTTGCTTCTGATGTCTAATACCTCGTTAGATACAAGTCCCGTACGATATGTACGCTAATCCTTGCCTTTTTCAGTGGTGTCCTGATGAACTCGGGCTGGGCAGCTTCctccagatcatcatggCATATTAGCTCATCTAGAAAGTCGGGCTGCCCAAAGATGTCCTCTACAGGTAGAGCCTTCAAAGTTGAAGTAGCTTTCTCTCTGACAGGAATCTGCAACAAGTTCGCGCCATGGTTGGTATCTGGAATAGCTTTagagaaaagagacgagAACATGAACTGGGTGAGTTACGATTGGAAATCGCAGGCAACGGAAAACTCGAGAATTGCTGGCTGACGGCGGAGGAAGACATGCCAGTGAAAGAGTAGTCCAACCAGCCGTGAGCAGAGCATGGAAAGACATGAAAACATGCGCCCACTGGCGTGGTACTGTAGCATCTGGCAAAGGATAGATCCAACGAGCTATAAAAGGGGGCGTTCTGGGGTGCAAAGTGAGCGTTGCCGTATGGTGTTGAAGGGACCAGTTGGTTCGTGTCTGTTGCATCAATAAACTGGCTTGGAATTACCGTAGTGGGAAAATATAACGTCTGGCCTTGTGGAATACCACCATTAGTGAACATGGAAGATCCGTTGGCATGGAAAACAGGCATCTCTTGGGATGAATGTAAATACTTCGCCCGCTTCGGGGACGGCCCGCTATATGAATTCATTCGTGTGGTGTAAGATTCTAAGCGAGCAATAAATGACTGGagatttcttctttgagTACTTATAAGTAGGATACAATTGGCCATTTATAGACGCCAACAAAGTTGCTACTTTTCAAGATCGGGCCCCAGACCTGAGAAGGCTGAGCACTGAGCACTGGCCGTCGTGCTCACACAAGGGGCTGATTGATGCGCAAAACATCCTGGACTAGTCACACCGTGCATGTAGAGGTAACTATGTGCTTGAAAAGACCCTACGAGAGAGGAGAGACAATACGGCGTTGACAGTAACGGTTGACTCATGTCAGATCAGGGTAGAGTTGGTGAGCCTTGGCCCCTGTAAGGGATAAATTGCACTGCCAGATTTGCATTGCATGGCAACGGGCGAGGCAGGCTCCAGCGAGCATTTCTCACGCCTGCTTATGGTTAAGTGACAAGCGGCACACGCATGCTCAAATATTGAGCATATAATTTGATCTTGATTGGATGAAACGGTCTCAGCTCGCTTAGATAATTAGAACACGATGCGACTCGGCTCCGTCTATCACGTTCGGACCGGGCGTAAGTGGATTTAGGGCTTAGCGGTGACCCATGGCTAGCCTCCGATTGGCTACATGGTGTTCTCTGTGACATGGCGTGCGTTTGAGTCCCCTGGACAGGTTTATCAATTCGAGTATCCCTCAATGACGCTAGCAGAGGCTTCGAATTGGTTTCCTCACATTGCTCCAATGGCAGTGAACCATGTCACGCCGGCACGTTTTCCCATTGGTCATCCTCTGCGCACCTGAGAGGCCAGTGTGTAAAGCCATTCTTGGGAGGATCAGAAATTTagatcttatatatatatagaaagTAGCATTTCCATTACATTACATGGGTGACCCTAGAACATAAAGAAGGCTGGTGTAACCTTATACAGGGCTTCTCGATCAGCGCCGCTAAATGTTTGTTGAGAGTTAGGCACGTTGAGCTGAAAGGCGAATGGAATCATCCGGCTCATTCGCTCATTGCGAACAAAAGCAATTTCCTAGACATTAATGGATTCCTTCACGCTTTTTGAT contains these protein-coding regions:
- a CDS encoding STE/STE20/YSK protein kinase, whose protein sequence is MTSLLVSNPHLSAIRQNAINDAREMQNSVVQDCAGTGKEPPSYSLLELIGKGSFGRVYKACSTKSDQLVAVKIINIDNGDALDPSADTFGDILKEVETLKLLGSSGAKNINTVVDVLLVRHTIWMVTEYCAGGSVSTLMKPRGYLPEQWIIPILREVAEAIHWVHGQGIIHRDIKCANVLIAEAGGVQLCDFGVAGIVETKFDKRSTVTGSLHWMAPELFNSNVRYGSEVDIWAFGSMAYEVASGLPPNANFRDISRFGTYLKQHCPRLEGDQYSQGLKDLIAYCLVEDIAQRPSIEEIQRHPYIFNTDVDYPTASLSRLVYAYRIWEAKGGSRTSLFSPGGAQRESSPPSSLASHDEWNFSTMDDLDQLMVPDSSQPILELYNTTVDTQSQVSRPQPRRRRQPPTNMNMPLVPLEKAFDPNTISNYQDNIRSFYFPQRPLLTSDLPLRDHSEPLDVRESLIDLDAALGDSLSLSPDLSTIKPGIRPVSNDSTDADRRRTLDWAFPVDLSTSANRHGGLEPVRSDEEFTIVQAQRDLVAGIPMEPTTSENRASTLSLIDLDASMPDSLGETARPSTAISDAVSSTSEMCHTPFELERHTFESISHPSAAREPSIYVDAGDFDSTALYLAVDPNQTMLHSTGRTNQKSLSTAHSEDEEIYHPLGHDFNNGTNGNQMISLPPLPNPPAIEVMQGISSVEDVKDELLRLVSSFKSHLDLGNQMLETLPVRQRHVVPRESSP